A window of the Scandinavium goeteborgense genome harbors these coding sequences:
- a CDS encoding head completion/stabilization protein, with amino-acid sequence MSLVATEPVRPPSDPVPDDGGAKVESLPFWPVISLAELRRAMRLDGQVTTDRLMSRTVEAVAHVNDQLFLWRQVQIDAGYESLAEIPASPVNGTSVKVWRYKNAVFSLTKTLLIEGYRDIDTTSKGEDHAAALSTQIDTLWRDVRWSIRDIQDESRGLAELV; translated from the coding sequence ATGAGTCTGGTTGCTACTGAGCCAGTACGGCCACCATCCGATCCGGTTCCTGATGATGGCGGCGCGAAAGTTGAAAGCCTGCCATTCTGGCCGGTCATTTCGCTGGCCGAGCTGCGCCGCGCGATGCGTCTTGATGGGCAGGTAACAACCGATCGCCTGATGTCGCGAACCGTGGAAGCGGTGGCCCACGTTAATGATCAGCTTTTCCTGTGGCGCCAGGTGCAGATTGATGCGGGCTATGAGTCATTGGCCGAAATCCCGGCCAGCCCGGTGAATGGCACTTCCGTGAAGGTATGGCGGTATAAAAACGCCGTGTTTTCACTCACAAAGACGCTGTTGATTGAGGGCTACCGCGATATCGACACCACCAGTAAGGGCGAAGACCATGCGGCGGCATTGAGCACGCAGATCGATACGCTATGGCGGGATGTGCGCTGGTCAATCCGCGATATTCAGGACGAAAGCCGGGGCCTGGCGGAGTTGGTGTAA
- a CDS encoding tail protein X: MNVRAQQNDTIDLLCWRYYGRTAGVTEAVIDANKGISAATELKAGQVVYLPEIQPPAQRETVQLWD; this comes from the coding sequence ATGAACGTGCGGGCGCAGCAGAACGACACGATCGACCTGCTTTGCTGGCGTTATTACGGCAGAACAGCAGGTGTTACCGAGGCGGTGATCGATGCCAATAAAGGCATTTCCGCCGCCACTGAGTTAAAGGCCGGGCAGGTTGTTTACCTGCCAGAGATCCAGCCGCCAGCCCAGCGCGAAACCGTGCAGCTATGGGATTAA
- a CDS encoding phage holin, lambda family, producing the protein MHDTPPGLFEQTMKWIATYLPTLYAAGAALSISALMSIYDGQSIVKTATGSLVCGIVTLAVAGSLEYFGLPSNAAIFVGASIGLMGADKVRSKVSGLFDARFGGPKSGNE; encoded by the coding sequence ATGCACGACACACCACCGGGACTATTCGAACAAACAATGAAATGGATCGCCACTTATCTGCCAACGCTTTACGCAGCAGGCGCGGCGCTGAGTATTTCGGCGCTAATGAGTATCTACGATGGGCAGTCAATCGTTAAAACTGCCACCGGTTCACTGGTCTGCGGGATTGTCACACTTGCGGTAGCTGGTTCGCTTGAGTATTTCGGTTTGCCATCAAACGCAGCAATTTTCGTCGGTGCCTCAATCGGATTAATGGGTGCTGACAAAGTACGCAGCAAAGTTAGCGGGCTATTTGACGCACGATTTGGAGGGCCAAAAAGTGGAAATGAGTAA
- a CDS encoding lysozyme: protein MEMSNNGINMLKGFEGCELTAYQDSVGVWTIGYGWTQPVNGVPVGKGMTITQDIADNLLRSGLVQYEKGVTGLVKVTINQNQFDALTDFAYNLGVKSLESSTLLKKLNAGDFSGAAAEFPKWNKAGGKVLPGLVKRREAERSLFLA, encoded by the coding sequence GTGGAAATGAGTAATAACGGCATTAACATGCTGAAAGGTTTTGAAGGGTGCGAGTTGACCGCTTATCAGGATTCTGTAGGCGTCTGGACGATCGGTTATGGTTGGACTCAACCCGTAAACGGCGTGCCGGTTGGCAAGGGAATGACAATTACCCAGGATATTGCCGATAACCTGTTGCGTAGCGGTCTGGTGCAGTATGAAAAAGGCGTTACGGGACTGGTGAAGGTAACCATTAATCAAAACCAGTTCGATGCTTTAACCGACTTCGCCTACAACCTGGGCGTAAAATCTCTGGAAAGTTCAACGTTGCTGAAAAAGCTTAATGCTGGCGATTTTTCCGGGGCTGCTGCTGAGTTTCCAAAGTGGAATAAAGCAGGCGGCAAAGTATTGCCAGGGCTGGTTAAGCGTCGCGAAGCCGAACGCAGTTTATTTCTGGCCTGA
- a CDS encoding DUF2514 family protein: protein MGLLSRWKVIVVVLAVAAVWGFSHWRYSAGYADADQHWREEWAQRDARDATALAQRQTEGRAEEQRRQGEIDAIRKEASQQLAGVQADADRARVASRGLHDRADKLARRLADRERACGAGTSGRGEAKTSGAVLLTDLFRRADDRAGELAREADEARARGLACEAAYDAVKGKGE from the coding sequence ATGGGGTTGTTGTCACGCTGGAAGGTGATCGTTGTGGTGCTGGCTGTTGCTGCCGTCTGGGGTTTTAGCCACTGGCGTTATAGCGCCGGTTATGCTGACGCCGATCAGCACTGGCGTGAAGAGTGGGCGCAGCGTGATGCACGCGACGCCACCGCGCTGGCGCAAAGGCAGACCGAGGGCAGGGCAGAAGAACAACGCCGACAAGGTGAAATTGATGCGATCAGAAAAGAGGCCAGCCAGCAGCTTGCTGGCGTGCAGGCTGATGCCGATCGTGCCCGTGTTGCTTCTCGTGGGTTGCACGACAGGGCCGACAAACTCGCCAGGCGACTGGCAGACCGTGAACGCGCCTGCGGTGCCGGTACTTCCGGCAGAGGCGAGGCAAAAACCAGCGGCGCCGTATTGCTCACCGACCTGTTTAGACGCGCTGATGATCGAGCGGGGGAACTGGCAAGAGAAGCTGACGAAGCAAGAGCCAGAGGGTTAGCCTGTGAAGCCGCATATGACGCGGTTAAAGGGAAGGGTGAATAA
- a CDS encoding phage tail protein — MLKPELLRQLISEHAPWLRENPDNLAVYLRKGRIVSTGQRAAAFEYRYTLEVLVMDYPYSLDTITVPVLAWARLYQPDLLFNPDRQQNGMTFEADILSNSTMDVLIQIQADEAVIVTREDGQIVTRHRADPAPGPEIGAWSLVFKDEFSGETWQDNKQIPSSSN, encoded by the coding sequence ATGCTTAAGCCTGAACTACTACGCCAGCTTATTAGCGAACATGCGCCATGGCTTCGTGAGAATCCCGATAATCTGGCGGTTTATCTACGTAAGGGCCGGATAGTCAGCACCGGCCAGCGGGCCGCTGCGTTTGAGTATCGTTATACGCTGGAAGTGCTGGTGATGGATTACCCGTATTCTCTGGACACCATCACCGTGCCAGTGCTGGCGTGGGCGCGGTTGTATCAGCCTGATTTATTATTCAACCCTGACAGGCAGCAGAACGGCATGACGTTCGAAGCCGATATCCTGAGTAACAGCACAATGGACGTGCTGATCCAGATTCAGGCTGATGAAGCGGTAATAGTCACACGGGAAGACGGCCAGATCGTTACCCGCCACCGTGCTGACCCTGCACCGGGGCCGGAAATTGGCGCGTGGTCACTGGTATTTAAAGACGAGTTCAGCGGTGAAACATGGCAGGACAACAAACAGATCCCCTCTTCCAGCAATTAG
- a CDS encoding phage virion morphogenesis protein: MAGQQTDPLFQQLDDWLANVAAQLSPGHRRKLTRDVSIGLRKRQQKRIASQKDPSGESYPARRRKILRTQGGVKFMWNNEARELRNWRTTGKGENRAITGYDVDRGGLRTFYKRDIQRYIEINLNQSKQNHTRKDPMFRKLRTARFLKAYGTGSMAVVGFQGHTAEIANVHQYGEVDNVTPGARTRYPVRELLGMTEGDLDWLADTVVAFMQ, from the coding sequence ATGGCAGGACAACAAACAGATCCCCTCTTCCAGCAATTAGACGACTGGTTAGCCAACGTTGCCGCGCAGCTTTCGCCGGGCCACCGTCGCAAGTTGACCCGCGATGTTTCGATCGGGCTGCGTAAACGCCAGCAAAAGCGTATCGCCAGCCAGAAAGACCCCAGCGGTGAAAGCTACCCCGCCCGCCGCCGCAAAATCCTGCGTACCCAGGGCGGCGTTAAATTCATGTGGAACAATGAGGCCAGGGAGCTACGGAACTGGCGAACCACGGGCAAAGGTGAGAACCGGGCAATAACCGGTTATGACGTGGATCGCGGTGGTCTGCGCACGTTCTATAAGCGCGATATCCAGCGCTATATTGAAATCAATCTCAATCAGTCAAAGCAGAACCACACCCGAAAAGATCCGATGTTCCGCAAGCTGCGCACCGCGCGTTTTCTTAAGGCTTACGGTACGGGAAGCATGGCGGTGGTTGGCTTTCAGGGGCATACCGCAGAGATTGCCAACGTTCACCAGTATGGTGAAGTCGATAACGTGACGCCGGGTGCTCGTACGCGCTACCCGGTGCGTGAACTTCTGGGCATGACTGAGGGGGATTTAGACTGGCTGGCCGATACTGTTGTCGCCTTTATGCAATAG
- a CDS encoding phage baseplate assembly protein V, whose protein sequence is MNLNELYRLICNLARIGTVLEVNTEKYLARVETGENTTDWIRWAVPRAGEAVTWWAPTVGEQVYILCPCGEMETAFIAGSLYSEDAPPPDAGATTCVILHPDGARISYDPEASALVVSGVKTASVTASESITATVPVVTVKADTRITLDTPEVVCTNKLITATFEVTKGGELNGAFTGTMTLNGVKPDDHEHGKVESGGSWTEGTK, encoded by the coding sequence ATGAATTTAAACGAACTTTATCGCCTTATCTGCAATCTCGCCCGTATTGGCACCGTGCTGGAAGTAAACACGGAAAAGTACCTTGCGCGCGTTGAAACAGGCGAAAACACAACAGACTGGATCCGTTGGGCAGTGCCGCGCGCCGGTGAGGCCGTGACGTGGTGGGCGCCGACAGTGGGCGAGCAGGTTTATATTTTATGCCCTTGCGGTGAGATGGAAACGGCATTCATTGCCGGAAGTCTTTACAGCGAAGACGCGCCGCCGCCTGATGCTGGCGCAACCACCTGCGTGATTCTGCACCCGGACGGCGCAAGAATTTCATATGACCCGGAGGCCAGCGCGCTGGTTGTCAGTGGTGTTAAAACGGCAAGTGTCACCGCGTCGGAATCCATTACCGCCACTGTGCCAGTGGTAACAGTCAAAGCAGACACGCGCATAACTCTGGATACGCCGGAAGTGGTTTGCACCAACAAGCTGATCACCGCCACTTTTGAAGTAACGAAAGGCGGCGAACTTAACGGGGCGTTTACCGGAACCATGACACTTAACGGGGTGAAACCTGATGACCATGAGCATGGCAAAGTAGAGTCGGGCGGAAGCTGGACGGAGGGCACGAAATGA
- a CDS encoding GPW/gp25 family protein codes for MSTVRYRGMNATTGQSVTDNDHIAQSIGDILLTPIGSRLMRRAYGSQLFNLIDQPVNNDIIKLRVMSAIYSALYLWEPRISLTSITLSAPDAGQVVATIQANRTDNQTPFNADITLRGQA; via the coding sequence ATGAGTACCGTCCGCTATAGAGGAATGAATGCCACTACCGGCCAGTCCGTCACTGACAACGACCATATAGCGCAGTCTATCGGCGATATATTGCTAACGCCGATCGGTTCCCGCTTGATGCGCCGTGCCTACGGTTCGCAGCTGTTCAACCTGATAGATCAGCCCGTCAATAATGACATCATAAAATTGCGTGTTATGTCTGCCATCTACAGCGCCCTTTATTTATGGGAGCCGCGGATCTCACTGACCAGTATCACTCTGAGCGCACCGGATGCCGGTCAAGTGGTTGCGACTATCCAGGCCAACCGCACCGATAATCAGACACCTTTTAACGCCGATATCACATTGAGGGGCCAGGCATGA
- a CDS encoding baseplate assembly protein translates to MSGTIDLSQLPPPVVVEPLDFETLFAQRKAEFLALCPEDQREEYARTLELESEPLTMMIEENCYRELLLRQRVNEAARAVMLAYSTYSDLDNLAANFNVERLTIQEEDDSVTPPIEAVMESDADLRTRTQQAFEGLSVAGPTAAYEFWGRSADGRVADISAVSPTPACVTVSVLSREGDGTATEDLIDVVAAALNDEEVRPVADRVTVQSAEIVPYQIDATLYIYPGPEAEPVRQASEQQLQAYIAAQNRLGRDIRLSAIYAALHVEGVQRVELAQPVADIVLSDYQASHCTEYTITVGGYDE, encoded by the coding sequence ATGAGCGGCACGATCGATTTATCGCAGCTACCGCCGCCCGTGGTGGTTGAACCGCTGGACTTTGAAACCCTTTTTGCGCAGCGCAAAGCTGAGTTTCTGGCGCTTTGTCCAGAAGACCAACGGGAAGAATACGCCCGAACGCTTGAGCTTGAATCTGAGCCGCTCACCATGATGATCGAAGAAAATTGCTACCGCGAATTACTGTTGCGCCAGCGAGTGAATGAAGCGGCCCGCGCGGTGATGTTGGCTTATTCGACTTATAGCGATTTGGATAACCTGGCAGCTAATTTCAACGTTGAACGTCTGACCATCCAGGAAGAGGACGACAGCGTTACCCCGCCGATAGAAGCGGTGATGGAATCCGACGCGGATTTACGCACGCGTACCCAGCAGGCATTTGAAGGTCTGAGTGTTGCAGGTCCAACAGCGGCATATGAATTTTGGGGGCGTTCGGCAGACGGGCGCGTAGCCGATATATCTGCGGTGAGTCCTACGCCTGCCTGCGTCACCGTTTCGGTGCTGTCGCGTGAGGGTGACGGTACGGCCACCGAAGACCTGATCGATGTGGTTGCCGCCGCGCTGAACGATGAAGAAGTGCGCCCGGTAGCCGACAGGGTAACGGTACAGTCAGCGGAGATAGTGCCGTATCAGATTGATGCAACGCTTTACATTTACCCTGGGCCGGAAGCTGAACCCGTGCGGCAGGCATCGGAACAACAGTTACAGGCATACATAGCGGCGCAGAATCGCTTAGGGCGTGATATCCGTCTATCGGCTATCTATGCCGCTCTGCACGTCGAAGGCGTCCAGCGTGTTGAACTGGCGCAGCCTGTTGCCGATATCGTGTTGAGTGACTACCAGGCGTCACATTGCACCGAATACACCATAACGGTGGGTGGTTACGATGAGTAA
- a CDS encoding phage tail protein I — translation MSNDLLPPSATRMERIAARVCASLGEVPVPLRQLWNPWTCRADLLPYLAWAFSVDRWDETWPTNTKRKAVADAFYLHKYKGTTGAMRRVVEPFGYFIQVNEWWSIDTDPGTFTLDIGVEDQGISEETYQELERLIADVKPCSRHMLGMSLHLQTTGELYIGAGSYSGDTLTVYPYFPETIAVGGDAYTGAAIHLIDTVEIASGD, via the coding sequence ATGAGTAATGACCTGTTACCACCGAGCGCCACCCGAATGGAGCGCATCGCCGCGCGCGTCTGCGCATCGCTGGGTGAAGTGCCGGTGCCGCTGCGTCAGCTGTGGAACCCGTGGACGTGTCGCGCGGATCTGCTGCCCTATCTGGCGTGGGCGTTTTCTGTTGATCGCTGGGATGAAACCTGGCCGACCAACACGAAAAGAAAGGCGGTGGCCGATGCGTTTTACCTGCACAAGTACAAGGGTACAACGGGCGCCATGCGCCGGGTTGTGGAGCCGTTCGGGTACTTCATCCAGGTTAACGAGTGGTGGAGCATTGATACCGATCCCGGCACTTTCACACTGGATATTGGCGTAGAAGACCAGGGCATCAGTGAAGAAACCTATCAGGAGCTTGAACGCCTGATTGCCGATGTAAAACCGTGCAGCCGTCACATGCTGGGAATGTCTTTGCACCTGCAAACAACCGGCGAGCTGTATATCGGCGCGGGCAGTTATTCCGGCGATACGTTGACCGTATACCCGTATTTCCCTGAAACCATAGCCGTGGGTGGTGATGCTTACACCGGGGCGGCAATCCATTTAATTGATACCGTGGAGATCGCAAGTGGCGACTAA
- a CDS encoding phage tail protein has protein sequence MATKYLAVLTNVGAAKLANATALGAQVEITQMAVGDGNGVLPTPDPAQTALVHELRRAPLNSLSVDPKNPSQIIAEQVIPEDVGGWWIREIGLFDKDGDMIAVANCAETYKPLLQEGSGRVQVVRMILVVSSTAAVTLKIDPSVVLATRSYVDSQIIIAKSYADDVIADHLAEPNPHPQYLLSAQNLKEIADAGAAAVQAALTNLGINGLAATPRYLVSKGTNANGWYETYSDGFKRVGQSWGTSSPLAIPTPAQGARVNFPVSFTTKLDGLYVTENGNTSNSFELANPAGLGLTGFNLATVEMTLGSSVVTSYGSVFAGNYVAEGY, from the coding sequence GTGGCGACTAAATATTTAGCTGTGCTTACCAATGTAGGGGCGGCAAAACTGGCAAATGCCACGGCGTTGGGTGCGCAAGTTGAGATCACCCAGATGGCCGTAGGCGATGGCAACGGCGTGTTACCGACGCCTGACCCGGCGCAAACGGCGCTGGTTCATGAGCTGCGCCGTGCGCCGCTTAACTCGCTAAGCGTCGACCCGAAAAACCCCAGCCAGATTATTGCCGAACAGGTGATCCCCGAAGACGTGGGCGGGTGGTGGATCCGTGAAATCGGCTTGTTTGATAAAGATGGCGATATGATTGCGGTAGCCAACTGCGCGGAAACGTATAAACCACTATTACAGGAAGGCAGCGGGCGCGTGCAGGTTGTGCGCATGATTCTGGTCGTAAGCAGTACCGCCGCAGTAACGCTTAAAATTGATCCTTCCGTGGTACTGGCAACCCGTTCTTACGTTGATTCTCAAATTATCATCGCGAAATCGTATGCCGATGATGTGATAGCTGATCACCTTGCTGAACCTAACCCGCATCCACAATACCTTCTAAGCGCTCAAAACCTTAAGGAAATTGCAGACGCAGGAGCGGCGGCAGTGCAGGCCGCATTAACCAATCTGGGTATTAACGGACTGGCGGCAACGCCTCGTTATCTGGTCAGCAAGGGCACAAACGCCAATGGCTGGTATGAAACTTACAGCGACGGTTTTAAGCGTGTGGGGCAGTCATGGGGAACCAGTAGCCCGCTCGCAATTCCCACACCTGCGCAGGGGGCGAGAGTCAATTTTCCGGTTAGTTTTACTACAAAGCTAGATGGTCTTTACGTGACGGAGAACGGAAACACTTCCAATAGCTTTGAGTTGGCTAACCCGGCAGGACTTGGTTTAACCGGTTTTAATCTGGCAACGGTAGAAATGACGCTTGGATCATCAGTCGTTACCAGCTATGGATCAGTGTTTGCGGGTAATTATGTCGCGGAGGGGTATTAA
- a CDS encoding tail fiber assembly protein, which yields MWYWNSADCNEALPGLYDLKGCVEIEDDNHPFKTQPTPDGKIWASDAQGYPQLIDIPPPTHAELVVEADAEKASRIAEANSVTQMWQTQLMLGIITPEDKEKLTAWMVYAQAVQAVDTSTAPDITWPDKPE from the coding sequence ATGTGGTACTGGAATTCAGCAGACTGCAACGAAGCGTTGCCCGGGCTTTATGACTTAAAAGGCTGCGTGGAGATTGAAGATGATAATCACCCGTTTAAAACCCAGCCAACGCCGGACGGGAAAATATGGGCCAGCGATGCGCAGGGATACCCGCAGCTGATTGATATACCGCCGCCAACTCATGCGGAATTGGTGGTCGAAGCTGACGCCGAAAAGGCGTCGCGAATTGCGGAGGCCAACAGCGTAACCCAGATGTGGCAAACGCAGCTGATGCTAGGGATCATCACTCCAGAGGATAAAGAAAAACTGACCGCGTGGATGGTCTATGCGCAGGCTGTGCAGGCGGTAGACACATCAACCGCGCCAGATATCACCTGGCCGGATAAGCCGGAATAA
- a CDS encoding phage tail protein — protein sequence MMMILGMFPFSLQTTPYQSSNKTNSWRHVKNDRVGKSPRYQFIGADEEPFTLSGTLYPEISGGDVSLFTLETMAFSGRPWPLIEGTGKIYGMYVIEQITQNRAEFFKDGKARKIDFTLNLKRVSEDIREKLAETTTDDLFSLVKTNLSM from the coding sequence ATGATGATGATTTTGGGGATGTTCCCCTTTTCACTGCAAACCACGCCTTACCAGAGTTCAAACAAAACCAACTCATGGCGGCACGTCAAAAACGATCGCGTAGGGAAATCTCCGCGCTATCAGTTCATCGGCGCCGATGAAGAACCGTTCACACTCAGCGGCACGCTGTACCCCGAAATAAGCGGTGGTGATGTGTCTCTATTCACGCTGGAAACAATGGCCTTTTCCGGGCGCCCATGGCCGTTGATTGAAGGCACAGGGAAAATATACGGCATGTATGTGATTGAGCAGATCACACAAAACCGGGCGGAGTTTTTTAAGGACGGGAAGGCAAGGAAAATTGATTTTACGCTCAACCTGAAACGGGTGAGCGAGGACATACGGGAAAAGCTGGCCGAAACGACTACTGACGATCTCTTCTCTCTGGTGAAAACCAACCTTTCAATGTAA
- a CDS encoding phage tail tape measure protein: MADRNLNIKVAFSALNNMSNPVNAARKSAAALASQINQTKSSIKGLERQATSFDRLTAANKKTTEQLAQAKEQARDMAAAYGPLRQRSAEQVAALNQQRAAIRQLTQQQKGEQTQLNQLRASFYSEGIAISSASRATEQINQRTTQYNRQLAEQQRRLDAVNQAQARYSRAKETGSKMMGGGMKTAAVGAATLAPVAAAVKSYSSLEDAMKGVAKQVNGLRDGSGNRTPQYEEMQRAIMDASEKLPMANGSVDFAALVEGGARMGVADSNDPWAKQKADLLSFASMAAKASVAFELPADQLSESLGKIAGLYKIPTQNIEQLGDAINYLDDNAKSKGADIIDVLQRVGGLASQLDYKQAAALGSTFLTLGTPAEVAASATNAMVRELSIATVQGKNFMQGLDALGLSAEKVQKSMSVDAMGTIISVLEASKNLAPDQQVANLTQIFGKEFGDDAQKLANNLPELRRQIELTQGAAAKGSMNRESDINKASLSAQWQLTKTGAVNAFSAAGETLRDPLMDIMLTVSKVVGSVRRWVEANPVLVGSIMKVTAAIGALLVVVGGLMLSIGAVLGPMALVRLSFTTLAGEGGIARLTGGVMRLGGAFQWLAGSPMQSLLSAGRMVFGPLITLLAGISAPVWGLIALFAAAAVAVIKFWQPIQAFFSGFFTGLMAGLQPITQAFSAVFAPLAPLFDSIGNAISGVWEWFTKLLEPIQFSSEALAACTSAGETFGSVVGAAISALTLPIQAVANGLGWILEKLGAIPDAAKAAQQVAQQMTPQAVSNLADRVNAFSGDVQAVAKESKKAEEKKKTDGQKKQDNLINTLKGPANIAPKISSSLDKIATNTAEKKDGPGEIVFKNKQPYIPIRGGYSEPVKQAQRQLPSLTDWVTQQAGTLISSVTPWQVQKPAARVPVSASPSAAYVAAMMPAPGGDVYNLNFDFSGQVLDEETVIRRVREELALAKQQADRRKRSQLTDHA, translated from the coding sequence ATGGCAGACCGTAATTTAAATATCAAGGTCGCTTTCAGCGCCCTGAATAATATGTCTAACCCTGTCAACGCGGCGCGCAAAAGCGCCGCCGCACTGGCTTCTCAAATCAATCAAACCAAATCCAGCATTAAAGGGCTTGAACGTCAGGCGACCAGCTTTGACCGCCTCACCGCAGCCAATAAAAAAACCACGGAACAACTGGCCCAGGCGAAAGAGCAGGCGCGTGACATGGCGGCGGCTTATGGCCCGCTACGCCAGCGCAGTGCCGAACAGGTTGCCGCCCTCAATCAGCAGCGTGCGGCCATCCGCCAATTAACCCAACAGCAGAAAGGCGAACAGACGCAGCTCAACCAGCTGCGCGCCAGCTTCTACAGCGAAGGCATTGCGATCAGCAGCGCCAGCCGGGCAACGGAACAGATCAACCAGCGCACTACGCAATACAACCGCCAGTTAGCTGAACAACAACGGCGGCTTGATGCCGTTAACCAGGCACAGGCCCGCTATAGTCGCGCAAAAGAAACCGGCAGCAAGATGATGGGCGGAGGAATGAAAACCGCCGCCGTGGGTGCGGCAACGCTCGCGCCTGTTGCTGCTGCGGTTAAATCCTACAGCAGCCTTGAAGACGCTATGAAGGGCGTCGCTAAACAGGTAAACGGTTTACGTGACGGCAGCGGGAACCGCACCCCGCAGTATGAAGAAATGCAGCGGGCGATCATGGATGCCAGCGAAAAGCTGCCGATGGCTAACGGCTCCGTTGATTTCGCAGCGCTGGTAGAAGGCGGCGCGCGAATGGGCGTCGCTGATAGTAATGATCCATGGGCAAAACAAAAAGCTGATCTTTTATCTTTCGCCAGCATGGCGGCAAAGGCTTCGGTTGCCTTCGAACTTCCTGCCGATCAGCTTTCTGAAAGCCTCGGCAAAATTGCCGGGCTGTATAAAATCCCCACGCAGAATATTGAGCAGTTGGGCGACGCCATCAACTATCTGGACGATAACGCGAAGTCGAAAGGCGCTGATATTATCGACGTGCTCCAGCGTGTTGGCGGGCTTGCCAGCCAACTGGATTACAAGCAGGCCGCGGCGCTTGGTTCCACCTTCCTGACGCTCGGCACCCCTGCCGAAGTCGCCGCCAGCGCAACCAATGCTATGGTGCGCGAACTTTCGATCGCGACGGTTCAGGGTAAAAACTTCATGCAGGGGCTGGATGCACTCGGCCTCAGTGCTGAAAAGGTTCAGAAAAGCATGTCAGTGGACGCGATGGGCACCATCATTTCAGTGCTGGAAGCGTCCAAAAATCTGGCCCCGGATCAGCAGGTCGCCAACCTTACCCAGATTTTCGGCAAAGAGTTCGGCGACGATGCGCAAAAACTTGCCAACAATCTGCCCGAACTTCGCCGCCAGATAGAACTGACGCAAGGCGCTGCCGCAAAAGGTTCCATGAATCGGGAATCTGATATTAACAAAGCCTCCCTTTCAGCTCAGTGGCAACTGACCAAAACCGGTGCAGTGAACGCATTTAGCGCAGCTGGTGAAACACTCCGCGATCCACTGATGGATATCATGCTTACCGTCAGTAAGGTGGTTGGCAGCGTCCGCCGTTGGGTTGAGGCAAACCCTGTTCTGGTCGGCTCAATCATGAAAGTCACCGCAGCCATTGGCGCACTGCTGGTTGTTGTGGGTGGCCTGATGTTATCCATAGGCGCGGTACTCGGCCCGATGGCACTTGTCCGCCTCAGCTTCACCACGCTGGCCGGTGAAGGTGGCATAGCCCGGCTGACTGGCGGTGTGATGCGCCTTGGTGGCGCTTTCCAGTGGCTTGCTGGTTCTCCTATGCAGTCATTGTTAAGCGCTGGTCGCATGGTGTTCGGTCCACTGATCACCCTATTGGCTGGCATTTCCGCCCCGGTCTGGGGACTGATCGCACTCTTTGCGGCGGCAGCGGTGGCCGTCATTAAGTTCTGGCAACCCATTCAGGCATTTTTCAGCGGCTTCTTTACTGGCCTGATGGCTGGCCTGCAACCCATTACCCAGGCTTTTAGCGCTGTTTTCGCGCCACTGGCACCGCTTTTTGACAGTATCGGCAACGCCATAAGCGGCGTCTGGGAGTGGTTCACCAAACTGCTGGAACCGATCCAGTTTTCCAGCGAAGCACTGGCGGCGTGTACCAGTGCCGGGGAAACATTCGGCAGCGTAGTGGGTGCCGCAATCAGCGCATTGACTCTTCCTATCCAGGCGGTAGCCAATGGGCTGGGCTGGATACTGGAAAAGCTGGGCGCCATTCCCGACGCGGCAAAAGCAGCGCAGCAGGTTGCACAGCAAATGACGCCGCAAGCCGTCAGCAATCTGGCCGACAGGGTTAACGCATTTTCTGGTGACGTGCAGGCGGTAGCGAAGGAAAGCAAAAAAGCCGAAGAGAAGAAAAAAACCGATGGGCAGAAGAAGCAGGACAACCTGATTAACACGCTCAAAGGCCCGGCCAATATTGCGCCAAAGATAAGCAGCAGCCTGGATAAGATCGCCACCAATACCGCAGAGAAAAAAGACGGTCCGGGCGAAATCGTCTTCAAGAACAAACAACCCTACATCCCGATCCGTGGCGGATATTCGGAACCGGTCAAGCAGGCACAGCGCCAGCTACCATCCCTTACAGATTGGGTTACACAGCAGGCCGGTACGCTGATTTCCTCCGTTACCCCGTGGCAGGTTCAGAAGCCCGCCGCACGGGTTCCCGTTTCGGCGTCGCCGTCTGCGGCTTACGTTGCTGCGATGATGCCTGCGCCGGGTGGTGATGTGTACAACCTTAACTTTGACTTTAGCGGCCAGGTGCTTGACGAAGAAACTGTTATCAGGCGCGTGCGCGAAGAACTTGCGTTAGCGAAACAGCAGGCCGACCGGCGCAAGCGTTCCCAACTGACCGATCACGCGTAA